TAAAAAGTATTTGTTAAAATCAAGGTGATATTTCTTTATATGAGAAAAGACAAGAGCAAGACCGGCAATCAGTGCGGGATAAATTATTTTTGGATTAGTTTCATAAAGATTAGAATTTAAGAAAAAACTAAATATAAGAACAAGCAAAATTAAAAAAAGGTTTTCTGATATTCTTGCAGGCTCCAGGTTTGAAATTTTATCCCCCTTTATTGAATAGAAAACAAAAAGATTTGCAGTTAATGCAAAAAGAATTACTAATCCGAAGATAATTAAGTTATTTGTTTCCAGAGCTTGGGGTGAAACATTCCAGAAAAGAAAAACAAAAGGTAGCATGACCAAAGTTATTGCGAGAAATTCCAGACAGTGGTGAAGCCTTACGTTTGTCTGCTTTTTTCTCAGGATAAACCTCTCCATAATTGTTCCGCTAGCTAGGGCAAGTGCTCCAAGAAACGGATAATATACCACCATCTTTTATCTTCCAGTTAGGAGAAAGCATTTTAAAAAGGTTGATATTTCATAAAATCTGCCACTAAATAATAAAGTAGTAATAGGTTAAAAGAAATATAAAAAAAGGAAATTTAATAATGAAATCTTTTCTCATATTCAGGGTGATTAAACCACTCTAATATAGCAGAAATTAATTGAACTTCATTTT
The sequence above is a segment of the Parcubacteria group bacterium genome. Coding sequences within it:
- a CDS encoding DMT family transporter gives rise to the protein MVVYYPFLGALALASGTIMERFILRKKQTNVRLHHCLEFLAITLVMLPFVFLFWNVSPQALETNNLIIFGLVILFALTANLFVFYSIKGDKISNLEPARISENLFLILLVLIFSFFLNSNLYETNPKIIYPALIAGLALVFSHIKKYHLDFNKYFLAATFGSFFFALELVTSRLILDYYSPFSFYFVRCVSLFILGIIILRPKPKRLDNSIYFGMLGIGTIWALYRVIVYYGYIHLGVVSTTLVFMLSPILIYLFAWIFLKEKPTWRNIIASIIIVACVLYGTFFV